From Paraburkholderia sabiae, a single genomic window includes:
- a CDS encoding 1-aminocyclopropane-1-carboxylate deaminase, which yields MNLQRFPRYPLTFGPTPIQPLKRLSDHLGGKVQLYAKREDCNSGLAFGGNKTRKLEYLIPEALAQGCDTLVSIGGIQSNQTRQVAAVAAHLGMKCVLVQENWVNYHDAVYDRVGNIQMSRIMGADVRLVADGFDIGIRKSWEDAMESVRATGGKPFPIPAGCSEHPLGGLGFVGFAEEVRQQEAELGFKFDYIVVCSVTGSTQAGMIVGFAADGRADRVIGIDASAKPEQTREQITRIAKHTAELVDLGRDITAQDVVLDTRYGGPEYGLPNEGTLEAIRLCARFEGVLTDPVYEGKSMHGMIDKVRLGEFPEGSKVLYAHLGGVPALNAYSFLFREG from the coding sequence ATGAACCTGCAACGCTTTCCCCGTTATCCCCTCACTTTCGGGCCGACGCCGATCCAGCCGCTCAAGCGCCTCTCCGATCACCTCGGCGGCAAGGTTCAGCTTTACGCGAAGCGCGAGGACTGCAACAGCGGTCTCGCGTTCGGCGGCAACAAGACGCGCAAGCTCGAGTACCTGATTCCCGAAGCGCTCGCGCAAGGCTGCGATACGCTCGTGTCGATCGGCGGCATCCAGTCGAACCAGACACGCCAGGTCGCGGCCGTCGCCGCGCATCTCGGCATGAAGTGCGTGCTCGTGCAGGAGAACTGGGTCAACTATCACGACGCCGTGTATGACCGCGTCGGCAATATCCAGATGTCGCGCATCATGGGGGCGGACGTGCGGCTCGTGGCCGACGGCTTCGATATCGGCATTCGCAAGAGCTGGGAAGACGCGATGGAAAGCGTGCGCGCGACGGGCGGCAAGCCGTTCCCGATTCCCGCCGGCTGTTCCGAGCACCCGCTCGGCGGGCTGGGCTTCGTCGGCTTCGCGGAAGAAGTGCGGCAGCAGGAAGCCGAACTCGGCTTCAAGTTCGACTACATCGTCGTGTGCTCGGTGACGGGCAGCACGCAGGCGGGCATGATCGTCGGCTTCGCGGCGGACGGACGCGCGGATCGCGTGATCGGCATCGACGCTTCGGCGAAACCGGAGCAGACGCGCGAGCAGATTACGCGCATCGCGAAACACACGGCGGAACTGGTCGATCTGGGTCGCGACATCACCGCGCAGGACGTCGTGCTCGATACGCGTTACGGCGGGCCCGAATACGGCCTGCCGAACGAAGGCACGCTCGAAGCGATCCGCCTGTGCGCGCGCTTCGAAGGCGTGTTGACCGATCCCGTCTACGAAGGCAAGTCGATGCACGGCATGATCGACAAGGTGCGGCTCGGCGAATTTCCGGAGGGATCGAAAGTGCTGTATGCGCACCTGGGCGGCGTGCCTGCGCTGAACGCCTACAGTTTCCTGTTCCGCGAAGGCTAA
- a CDS encoding Lrp/AsnC family transcriptional regulator: MCATKLRRQASTEAAPLAQLDRIDRAILKQLQQDASISNVALAAKVKLSAPACLRRVERLKEMGMIRATVALLDPKAVGAGMLVVIGVVLDRSTPDTFAAFEKAAQKVSGCMECHVVTGEFDYFMLVRTRDSESFNRLHAEQLLYLPGVRQIRSFMVLKEILSTTKFPL, encoded by the coding sequence ATGTGCGCAACAAAATTACGCCGTCAGGCATCAACGGAAGCCGCGCCGCTCGCGCAACTCGACCGCATCGATCGCGCGATCCTCAAGCAGCTTCAGCAGGACGCGTCGATCTCGAACGTTGCGCTTGCAGCCAAAGTGAAGCTCAGCGCGCCCGCCTGCTTGCGGCGGGTCGAAAGGCTCAAGGAAATGGGCATGATCCGCGCGACGGTTGCGCTGCTCGATCCGAAAGCGGTCGGCGCGGGGATGCTGGTGGTGATCGGCGTGGTGCTCGACCGCTCGACACCCGACACCTTCGCCGCCTTCGAAAAGGCCGCGCAAAAAGTCTCGGGCTGCATGGAGTGTCACGTGGTCACGGGCGAATTCGATTACTTCATGCTCGTGCGCACGCGCGACAGCGAGAGCTTCAACCGGCTGCACGCGGAGCAATTGCTGTACCTGCCAGGCGTGCGGCAGATCCGCAGCTTCATGGTGCTAAAGGAAATCCTCTCGACGACGAAGTTTCCGCTGTGA